The genomic segment CTTTTACTTGTCCTTCCTATAGTTttctgtctttttcttttttttccttatcagtaaaacatttttaacataaccattatttatatatgttttttaaataaaatttatatttttatgatcagatttaaataaaattggatGAAGTTTACAAATTGATTTCAAAGTAGCCTGATTTATattgaaatgttttattttaaaattttaaaaaataagtaattaataaaaaaaaaaaagtcttactGCATTCTTTCCCGTtccataaaataaacaaatttgtaATCATTTTGATTTATGTAATGTGAACCTAAATAGTTGTTTCTTATAACTAATAAGACTTTTCTTTGACTCAAGCTGAAGGCTTCGATTTCACGGGCTGGCATCATCATGATTCATGACCTAACTcacaatatttttcttctttttgggGAGAAATTCCTTTGACATGTGTTTGATTCTGGACTTGTGGATTTGAATTTGGCGATAATTCAAATagtaaggaaaaaaaaatgtgctTCATACCCTTACACTCAAATATATGTCAAGTATATGGTGTTATATgtgaaaaatagttattttattttatcatatttaaggGAGTAAGTATAAATTTACTATATGATTAGTATATTCAGATAGGCATCTTATCATACTTACCGcacataaatataaatgtttaattaaattttaagtacatgataaatttatatatttctatttgaatcacttaaaaaattgttaattaagTGAcctgaatattattattttgctcCTTAGTTGTCTTCATATAATGATGTACTTTTatagttaatataataaataacttttattcttAGATAAGGATAAACGAAAAAAAAGTGGGATTGGTACTTGTTTAgttaatatgataaaatgaGACTAATTTAAGTGAAGAGAAACCTTAACTTTCTAAGCAATCTTTTAGATTGAGTTAACATTAAGTGGATGATCTACTACCTTATAACTAAGATTTATAGAAGACCAAAATAAATTAGGGAGCAGCAAGaccatgatgaaaataattaataaagcaATTCGTTAGAAAACAAGATAGTACACATTCACACCCATTTATGATTTCTACGGTCAGAATTTCAGTAGTTAGAAATGAGAGATACCTAAAGTATAAGAGTACAAGCATATCAGGATATATCAAATCGAACAACAACACTAGTGATGTTATCAGAGCTTCCCCTTGCATAAGCTTCTTTTATGAGTTCTCTGGATGCCACTTCTGCATCTGTGATATTTTGTACTAACGACACCGCCTCCTGAAAAGGCAACGCACAATCAATcacaaaatcaaattgaaaaataaatctaTCTTGTTTAGGTCAACTTTAACGAGTAAGATAGTCTCACCTTGTTTGATATGACATTCCAAAGGCCATCACTagcaattataataaaatctaCACCGTCAATTTCTTCCTCCTAAGccataaaataacaaaagaaggGGAACTTAGCCGGCATAAAAAATAGAACGACACAGAATACCAAATGGATGATCCAGTTTATGCGCTTATGATTTAGGCAACCTGAATTTCAGGGTCAGCAACAACATAAGGCTTAAGAAGTTTGTCGCCAAATGCACGGGACACAGCAAGAACACCACCAACCCTCCATGTTCCTGGATCAACCAGCAACAGCACAagctatttatttattatcaatttattgTGAAGTATGCCCCCCCACTGCCCCTGCCCAAAAAAAAGACAGTACAACCCTACAGGAAGAAACTTACCAGCCCAGATTATAAATCCCCCAGCCTTTTCAATCCTTTGACGTTCATCAGATCTATCGGGCTTGTGATCAATAGACAAAGGAATAGctacattaaaacaaaaagtcATCAAAAGAaggcaagaaaaaaaaaacggaaCAGGAATTTATATATTGCTTCTTGAGCCTATTTTGCCTATCCAACTAGCATAAACAATTTGTAAGGAAATTTTACTGAAAAGGATAACACTGGAAACTTAAGAAAACTGAAGTGACCCAAAACCAATGTTTGACAATGCACTTCATTGAAAGGAAACATGCTGCATATTCCCTCCACTCATCAACATATTAAAAAGATGCGGATTATGCCCAATGTAAATCAAATTCTcactaaaacataataaatgcCATGGCATCAACCTGAACCAGCTCTACTTGCAACTACTCTGGAATCACCAACATTTGCAACAACAATTCGGTCCCCCAACAACATAGCTGTTGATGCAGTTGACCCAGCATCTCTTTGATGACCCTTTTCCTCATTGAGGTAGTCGATATCTGTCTGTTTAAATGCTTCTACTGCAATGAAACAAATGATTGGACAGAAAACATGTTAATATTTACACTGTCCAGGCGCAAACCAAACAACTGTAATgtgatatgaaaattttaacatatgTATAAATTTACAACAATGAAGTTCATACCTATAGCAGTCTTTGTGTCTTTGATAAAGTCAGGATGGCTACTCAAATTCTTAAAtagattatttttcaaatattctgCAGTCCGGGAACCTCCATGACCTAATAAGAAGCAAATTAACACTACTCTTTgattttgtttccttatttttaacatatctaatcaaataatataaataacatttttatcaaTATCAGAAATTAATATTGAATAAGGACCAGAGATAAATAAAGCATTCCCTTAATTATACTAATGTACTAGATTATAACCCtaacaaataagaaaacaaatcatTAGAGGAAATATAGAAAGTAAAAACTAGAAACCATTATTTAAACGTGACTAAGctttattacaaataaatccgttttaaaatataatatagactCCACCAACCATGGTTGgaataataattttctaatttggGCTGTGCCTTACTCAATCCCAAACTCAAGAAGTGTCCATTGCCAAGTCTTTATTACTCTACTTTGACCCTATCGACCCTATCTATAGTTGATGATGGGTTTCAACAATCATCATCCCAGTACAAAATATCTACAGGGGCAGTGCACCCAGGACGAAAGACTAGAAGGAAGGGTCAGAGTGTGTCTGAGACTGCTGAAGACAGAAAATGGAGAGCTAAAGCATAGAAACCAATGTTGTAGGCAAACCAAAGTCAAACCAGAGCAAACCAAACAGACAAAAGAACTCTAACAAAGAGGTTTCTGCAAGAACAATCTAGAAGCCACGTGCAGCCACCAAACATGAGGAGTGCAACAGAGACTGGGACAGAAGTCAAACAATAAGACGATCCTTCAAAGGAGAGAAGAGGCCAAAACAGAACGGGGACTTGCTGAGACGTGACAGAGAAAAAGACTATGTTGGTTCAGCCTTCAGAGAGTCCGAATCAACCACATGTAACAAAAAGGGCTGGACAGCGAGAAAATGAGCTACATgtaaataacagaaaacatgGATGGATCAAGAAAGCAAAGGTGGCAGATCCAAGAAGCAAAGGGTACGGTGAATCTAGTAGAGATGGAAAATGGAAACAGTGTTGAACGCACAGGAAAGATGTTTGTCAAATTGCCACAAAAGCTGAGACACTCACCATGGAGGCACATGCTAGCGAGATTGATCCTATGATAAAAAGCATGTCACCAACACCCAACAGCACAGACAATAAAAagacataaattataaaaacgaAACAGGACCACAAGTTTTTATTCTAAATGCCATACCAAGTAATCAAAATCTTACAATTGCTTTGTAAATTGGCTATGTTGCACACCAAATCAGAAAAAAAGAGGAAATGGGGTAAAGATAAAAAAACCAATTTAGGGAATATAAAACAGGCTTACCatcaaaaacaccaaaaaacGCAACCATCTGACCATCGACCTCTGATATGGTGGTCTCAAAGAAATCCTCCATTGATGACCTTTTACCCTTGAAACTGGAATATCCATAGCTGAACCTTCCACTTCGACTTCCAGAGAGAAAGCTAgacaaaaataatcttttttgaATATTTGAGAGTTGGGAGACAATTATTAGAAAACATAAGAGGGTACCTGAaccaaaattcaaatatatttcataGAACCCTacaatttaatttgaatgaattttggtaaaaaaaatgttgatggcagtaaataaacaaataatttggTACCATTACAGGAcacaaagttaaaaatatatacatatataagaaaatagaattttatataAACATGACCAAAATGTATAACTGATTAAAAAACCACAAATATCTCGTAAGAAAAAAGCTACAGCATGTTAATTGCTCAACAATCAACATTATAAAACCTAATCATGACTATGATACTACACTTTACTTTCAATCTTATAATTTCTCTGTCCATAATTCCCTTGTCTATAAATGACCCACCATTGCTTTGGCTTCAAGTTCACAAATATCAGGGTACAAGCCAAATACATACCCAAACCAGCGTTATAAAATTGTACATATATTTTCCATGTACGTGCCAAGTAATTATCATGGCATAGTGgtataacttaaatttatgaatttcaggTCTTCGGGTTGATTCCTCCTTCACGCAATTTTCCTATCTCATTGCTTGAAATATCAACACTTGAACCTACCATTAGAGCATGAGAGCTAGAAAACTAGGCTTTGAAATGTCAAGTATTGTAGCACAAAAGCAAGCCAGAGAAAATTTCAAGTAGCCTACAAAATGCCTAACAGCCTTGGATGTGACTGTAAATCCAGACTGCCAGTATTGAAAGTTCAGTTAGGCATGGCATTGGATGTGATTGCAAAGTGGGCCTTGGATCAAAAACTGGTTTGCATCAGTCTTAAGACCGGTTCGATTATGTGAGGACTGACCGAGTTAATAACACATTTGATCAAATAATTAAGGCAAATCGGCATGGAATAAATTCCAAATTTGACTGGTTCAACCAGTCATGGAATAGTTAAAAGGAACTATCGGGTTTTGGTGTTGAGTGGGGGAGGGGGAATGCAacaaaatgaaaggaaaaagaattCCATAATTTCCTAAATTCTTCATCTAATGTGGTAAGAAACGGATGCTTCCAGGTAGGACAAAGCAAATAAACTGATGATACAAACTTGAAAGgcattacaaaattttaatggGCATACAAGAACCACTACTTTGCAACCTCAACGCCATCCAACTTTATAACTTCACGTCTTACTATaactgtaaaatataaatatcaacagaaaaattGCTTAAAATCAGTAGTAGATGCAGGGTTTGGTCTGGGTGGTcaattgatgaaaaatttataaaacaatctTGTAATTCATAAAAAGTACAAAAAGGCACCACgagaaattatttaacaaacATGAACATAAAAGAAGGGTACACTAAGCCATAACGCCCATTTCTAATTAACAGTAACATAGATTAATATAGATACTATAATTTCCCTCCTCGCTGCTTTCAGAAGCTTAAATATCAAGAAGGAGCAAACCCAAGTATTCTTATCATCAATTTGCGACGCCATATCATATCCTATCATACAAAC from the Vigna angularis cultivar LongXiaoDou No.4 chromosome 3, ASM1680809v1, whole genome shotgun sequence genome contains:
- the LOC108326498 gene encoding probable protein phosphatase 2C 11 isoform X4 translates to MISNSDPVEPLTAAAATSAVAVTASSSAEGQPAPPATPNIVMSSKDHDSLFSGGGISFLSGSRSGRFSYGYSSFKGKRSSMEDFFETTISEVDGQMVAFFGVFDVEAFKQTDIDYLNEEKGHQRDAGSTASTAMLLGDRIVVANVGDSRVVASRAGSAIPLSIDHKPDRSDERQRIEKAGGFIIWAGTWRVGGVLAVSRAFGDKLLKPYVVADPEIQEEEIDGVDFIIIASDGLWNVISNKEAVSLVQNITDAEVASRELIKEAYARGSSDNITSVVVRFDIS
- the LOC108326498 gene encoding probable protein phosphatase 2C 11 isoform X1 — its product is MISNSDPVEPLTAAAATSAVAVTASSSAEGQPAPPATPNIVMSSKDHDSLFSGGGIRLFLSSFLSGSRSGRFSYGYSSFKGKRSSMEDFFETTISEVDGQMVAFFGVFDGHGGSRTAEYLKNNLFKNLSSHPDFIKDTKTAIVEAFKQTDIDYLNEEKGHQRDAGSTASTAMLLGDRIVVANVGDSRVVASRAGSAIPLSIDHKPDRSDERQRIEKAGGFIIWAGTWRVGGVLAVSRAFGDKLLKPYVVADPEIQEEEIDGVDFIIIASDGLWNVISNKEAVSLVQNITDAEVASRELIKEAYARGSSDNITSVVVRFDIS
- the LOC108326498 gene encoding probable protein phosphatase 2C 11 isoform X2; its protein translation is MISNSDPVEPLTAAAATSAVAVTASSSAEGQPAPPATPNIVMSSKDHDSLFSGGGISFLSGSRSGRFSYGYSSFKGKRSSMEDFFETTISEVDGQMVAFFGVFDGHGGSRTAEYLKNNLFKNLSSHPDFIKDTKTAIVEAFKQTDIDYLNEEKGHQRDAGSTASTAMLLGDRIVVANVGDSRVVASRAGSAIPLSIDHKPDRSDERQRIEKAGGFIIWAGTWRVGGVLAVSRAFGDKLLKPYVVADPEIQEEEIDGVDFIIIASDGLWNVISNKEAVSLVQNITDAEVASRELIKEAYARGSSDNITSVVVRFDIS
- the LOC108326498 gene encoding probable protein phosphatase 2C 11 isoform X3, which codes for MISNSDPVEPLTAAAATSAVAVTASSSAEGQPAPPATPNIVMSSKDHDSLFSGGGIRLFLSSFLSGSRSGRFSYGYSSFKGKRSSMEDFFETTISEVDGQMVAFFGVFDVEAFKQTDIDYLNEEKGHQRDAGSTASTAMLLGDRIVVANVGDSRVVASRAGSAIPLSIDHKPDRSDERQRIEKAGGFIIWAGTWRVGGVLAVSRAFGDKLLKPYVVADPEIQEEEIDGVDFIIIASDGLWNVISNKEAVSLVQNITDAEVASRELIKEAYARGSSDNITSVVVRFDIS